The following proteins come from a genomic window of Schistocerca cancellata isolate TAMUIC-IGC-003103 chromosome 10, iqSchCanc2.1, whole genome shotgun sequence:
- the LOC126106260 gene encoding speckle-type POZ protein-like, which translates to MLKNSESELPLGAKVKADEVLRSGEKREVYPRTWCTLKQGQKSQTLPFRKIVTAGGTVNEDEITLQCEVCMQCIVQDELLVGEIAEPKVGLFRCLEEMMHKEVHTDFELRAGGTVMKAHKALLAVRSPYFAAMLQPHTKEAQEGFVEVSDVKPEVLKQVLVYVYTAEAPGLKDKPWDLLVAADKYQLPQLKRQCEAYIASRLDVDNAAETAANAFVFSSDLLLQRAVHFIKRNLSQVISTPGWNEAIAAYPEAIQRISEMIE; encoded by the coding sequence ATGCTGAAAAACAGTGAATCCGAATTGCCTTTGGGAGCGAAGGTGAAAGCAGACGAGGTTCTTCGTAGTGGCGAGAAACGAGAAGTGTACCCACGCACATGGTGTACTCTGAAGCAAGGACAGAAGTCCCAGACGCTGCCCTTTCGGAAAATTGTGACCGCCGGAGGGACCGTCAACGAAGACGAGATAACGCTGCAGTGCGAGGTCTGCATGCAGTGCATTGTTCAGGACGAGCTGCTTGTGGGAGAAATCGCAGAACCAAAAGTTGGTCTATTCAGGTGCCTGGAGGAGATGATGCACAAAGAAGTCCACACGGACTTCGAACTGCGTGCAGGGGGCACTGTTATGAAAGCGCACAAGGCCCTGTTGGCCGTGCGGAGCCCGTACTTCGCCGCAATGCTGCAGCCGCACACGAAAGAAGCACAGGAAGGCTTCGTAGAGGTGTCGGACGTCAAGCCTGAAGTACTGAAACAGGTTCTGGTTTACGTGTACACTGCTGAGGCACCAGGGCTGAAGGACAAACCGTGGGACCTGCTGGTGGCTGCCGACAAGTACCAGTTGCCCCAGCTGAAGCGCCAGTGCGAGGCGTACATCGCCAGCCGCCTGGACGTGGACAACGCTGCGGAAACTGCAGCCAACGCCTTTGTTTTCTCCAGCGACCTGCTGTTGCAGCGTGCGGTCCACTTCATCAAGCGCAACCTTTCCCAGGTGATCAGCACCCCAGGGTGGAACGAGGCTATAGCTGCGTACCCTGAAGCCATACAGCGCATCAGCGAGATGATAGAATGA